One part of the Vicia villosa cultivar HV-30 ecotype Madison, WI linkage group LG6, Vvil1.0, whole genome shotgun sequence genome encodes these proteins:
- the LOC131612832 gene encoding gamma conglutin 2-like: protein MASFSILHFLLISLFCSFLLVSSKSLSHPPKPNLLVLPVQQDPSTGLHWTNIHKRTPITHVPVLIDLNGKHVWVNCEQHYSSSTYLAPFCHSTQCSRANAHTCQNNTCVLISSNPITQQTAAGKLAQDVLGIYATSGSKPGPLVTVPQFLFSCAPSFLAQRGLPNNVQGVAGLGHSPISLPNQLFSNFGLQHQFSLCLSRNPKSNGAILFGDTPNNYNKNPKIFKHLVYTPLTVTQQGEYRTQLTSIRINAKTVIPVSGSILSNYPEGGVLISTAIPYTTLHQTLFQALIQTVSAQIPKQAKVNPVAPFGLCYDTTKTIVPLVVEFVLDKPDVAWTTYVENLWVEQPNEVLCLGFVNGGLKPKAVISIGSHQLEENVLVFDLVKSRLGFNNFLRVSEKKGVNCSDLFDFTNAP, encoded by the coding sequence ATGGCTtcattttctatccttcattttcTCCTCATTtctctcttttgctcttttctacTAGTCTCATCAAAGTCTCTATCTCACCCCCCaaaaccaaatctattggtcctACCAGTTCAACAAGACCCTTCAACTGGACTCCATTGGACCAACATCCACAAAAGAACCCCGATAACGCACGTCCCGGTTCTCATCGACCTCAACGGCAAACATGTATGGGTTAACTGTGAACAACACTACTCATCTTCAACCTACCTAGCACCCTTTTGCCACTCCACACAATGCTCTAGAGCCAATGCTCACACATGCCAAAACAACACGTGTGTGCTCATTTCGTCAAACCCGATCACTCAACAAACTGCCGCGGGTAAACTAGCCCAAGATGTCTTGGGCATCTACGCCACCAGTGGATCTAAGCCCGGCCCATTGGTTACTGTCCCGCAGTTTCTCTTCTCTTGTGCACCATCCTTTTTAGCCCAAAGGGGTCTACCAAACAACGTTCAAGGAGTCGCGGGGCTTGGCCATTCACCCATTTCACTACCAAATCAACTTTTTTCCAATTTTGGTTTACAACACCAATTCAGCCTGTGTCTCTCTCGCAATCCAAAGTCAAACGGAGCTATACTCTTCGGGGATACACCGAATAACTACAACAAGAACCCTAAGATCTTCAAGCACTTGGTTTACACCCCATTAACAGTAACCCAACAAGGAGAATACCGTACACAATTAACCTCCATAAGAATTAACGCAAAAACCGTGATTCCAGTGAGTGGATCCATCTTATCAAACTATCCAGAAGGTGGAGTATTGATCAGTACTGCAATACCTTACACAACACTCCATCAAACTCTCTTTCAGGCATTAATTCAAACAGTTAGTGCGCAGATTCCAAAACAAGCAAAGGTGAATCCTGTGGCACCCTTTGGATTGTGTTATGATACAACAAAGACTATAGTCCCTCTTGTTGTTGAGTTTGTGTTGGACAAGCCTGATGTGGCTTGGACAACTTATGTTGAAAATTTGTGGGTTGAGCAACCAAATGAGGTTCTTTGTTTAGGTTTTGTGAATGGTGGGTTGAAGCCTAAGGCTGTGATTTCTATTGGGAGTCATCAGTTGGAAGAAAATGTGTTGGTGTTTGATCTTGTTAAGTCAAGGCTAGGGTTTAATAATTTCTTGAGGGTTTCTGAAAAGAAAGGAGTCAATTGTTCTGATCTCTTTGATTTCACCAATGCTCCATAG
- the LOC131615045 gene encoding uncharacterized protein LOC131615045, producing the protein MKMKRSLVRNEEGEKGKKEVKDRLRLKRHGKEEAAMIRQMMSFAERAIYGDAVLSPKIGPDHQAEIFSNSDQLSLPMNPAYSEEDVYDESFSSSTCLPVSVAWSDADAESLVLGLLIFGKNFTQIKKFLENKGMGEILSFYYGKFYKSDGYRRWSECRKLKGRKCVIAKKLSTKMRQNDLLSRLNPHVSKKSQETLSKVSKSFVEGKTSLEKYISSIKSIVGLGALAEAVGIGKENGVLTRFDLEPRKNSCEEFSAPSCKALSSLGPGDIVRSLTGGFRLSKTRINELFWEAVWPRLLARGWHSEQPMNQDYVTSKDDLVFLIPGVDKFSRRKLLKGQHYFDSVRDVLSKVVAEPNIIVLEEEEVEEGGSNEDDSSDDHRQCYLKPRSSTFNKDHTSLVHGGKPSDLRESKYVPSNRVHTLEVDVDGKRYKGNTYTRRVNHNKDMSKSNTQRSTKLSVIDTNRLPERKLLKVKQKRYPPVELKDASAMTTDPLGESNGGSSARMVESKILIYGRKETDKTDSCIGVSNSGVSVKKEAHDNRDNDANKMVESQKNQHTCVFDDSQLKRILKLHQFNRRVRSGDSNHAAVPTKRRRLTACVKAENRRVVQNLSGDLGSDKVGFSYSSSFLNANQNVCDPICHQKNGSSTASSEDRSSSHNDSFQCMSASCDEVEKSVSFTFSIQADINPRRQSNRNSKLTVKAFESLANEFLHVAKRQKKNDIQTHTDIFNPCRKPRTRGKTRPHRNSIVFQHLNGDGSAS; encoded by the exons ATGATGTCCTTCGCAGAGCGTGCTATTTATGGAGACGCTGTACTCAGTCCTAAAATAGGTCCTGACCACCAGGCGGAAATTTTTTCAAATTCAGACCAACTTTCACTTCCAATGAATCCGGCTTATTCAGaagaagatgtgtatgatgaatcattctcttcttcaacttgtttgCCTGTCTCGGTTGCATGGAGTGATGCTGACGCAGAAAGTTTGGTACTTGGTTTGTTAATTTTTGGGAAGAATTTTACTCAGATTAAAAAATTCTTAGAGAACAAAGGGATGGGGGAAATTCTCTCATTTTACTATGGAAAGTTTTACAAATCTGATGGATATCGTAGATGGTCGGAATGCAGGAAGTTAAAAGGGAGAAAATGTGTGATAGCGAAGAAACTTTCTACCAAAATGAGGCAAAATGACCTATTGTCTCGCTTGAATCCTCATGTCTCTAAAAAATCACAAGAGACTTTGTCTAAG GTTTCTAAGTCATTTGTGGAAGGCAAAACTTCTCTAGAAAAATACATATCTTCTATCAAGTCTATTGTTGGACTTGGCGCTCTTGCAGAGGCAGTAGGTATTGGAAAGGAGAACGGAGTCCTTACTCGGTTTGATTTGGAACCTAGGAAGAACAGTTGTGAGGAGTTTTCAGCACCATCTTGCAAAGCTTTGTCTTCTCTTGGACCGGGTGATATCGTACGATCTTTGACAGGAGGCTTTCGGCTGAGCAAAACCAGAATTAATGAACTATTCTGGGAAGCTGTTTGGCCCCGCTTACTGGCAAGAGGTTGGCACTCCGAGCAACCAATGAATCAAGACTATGTTACCTCCAAAGATGATCTGGTTTTTCTTATTCCCGGCGTTGACAAGTTTTCGAGGAGAAAACTTTTGAAAGGGCAACATTACTTTGATTCTGTTAGGGATGTCTTGAGCAAAGTAGTAGCTGAACCAAATATTATTgtgcttgaagaagaagaagttgaagAAGGAGGATCAAACGAAGATGATTCCTCCGACGATCATCGGCAATGTTACCTCAAGCCTCGATCTTCTACTTTCAATAAAGATCATACAAGTTTGGTGCATGGCGGAAAGCCATCTGATTTAAGGGAATCGAAATATGTTCCATCTAATAGAGTGCATACACTTGAGGTAGATGTTGATGGTAAAAGATATAAAGGGAACACATATACTAGGAGAGTAAACCATAACAAGGATATGTCTAAAAGCAATACACAGAGGTCAACAAAGCTATCAGTTATTGATACCAATAGACTTCCTGAAAGAAAACTATTGAAGGTGAAACAAAAGAGATATCCGCCTGTTGAATTGAAAGATGCTTCTGCTATGACTACCGATCCTCTAGGCGAAAGTAATGGTGGCTCTTCAGCAAGGATGGTGGAATCTAAGATTCTGATATATGGCAGAAAGGAAACTGATAAAACTGATAGTTGCATTGGTGTATCTAACAGTGGAGTTTCCGTTAAAAAAGAAGCACATGATAATCGTGATAATGATGCAAACAAGATGGTCGAAAGCCAGAAAAATCAACACACCTGCGTGTTTGATGATAGTCAACTGAAGAGGATCTTAAAGCTTCATCAGTTCAATCGTAGAGTAAGATCAGGTGATTCTAATCATGCCGCTGTTCCTACTAAAAGGAGGAGATTGACTGCTTGTGTCAAGGCAGAGAATCGCCGCGTCGTTCAGAATCTTTCAGGAGATTTGGGATCAGATAAAGTAGGATTCTCTTATTCTTCTAGCTTCCTAAATGCAAACCAAAATGTTTGTGATCCAATTTGCCACCAGAAGAATGGAAGTTCAACCGCTTCATCAGAAGACAGAAGTAGCAGCCACAATGACAGTTTTCAATGCATGAGCGCTTCTTGTGATGAAGTCGAGAAATCTGTGTCTTTCACCTTCAGCATACAGGCTGATATAAATCCAAGGAGACAAAGCAACAGAAACAGCAAATTGACAGTTAAAGCATTTGAAAGTTTAGCAAATGAATTCCTGCATGTGGCCAAGAGACAGAAAAAGAATGATATCCAGACACACACTGATATTTTCAATCCTTGCCGCAAGCCTCGCACAAGAGGCAAAACAAGGCCGCATCGTAACAGCATTGTTTTTCAACATTTAAATGGAGATGGCAGTGCTAGCTAA
- the LOC131612833 gene encoding gamma conglutin 2-like, with amino-acid sequence MASFSILHFLLISLFCSFLLVSSKSQSHPPKPNLLVLPVLQDPSTGLHWTNIHKRTPITHVPVLIDLNGKHVWVNCEQHYSSSTYQAPFCHSTQCSRANAHTCQNNTCVLISANPITQQTAIGKLAQDVLGIYASSGAKPGPMVTVPQFLFSCAPSFLAQKGLPNNVQGVAGLGHSPISLPNQLFSNFGLQHQFSTCLTRNPNSNGAILFGDAPNNYNKNPNIFKQLVYTPLTITQQGEYRIQVTSIRVNHHNEIPVSGSISSNYQEGVIGETLISTTVPYTILHHTVYQALIQIVGEQIPKQAQVNPVAPFGLCYDPRKIFLPILVEFVLDKHDVAWAIDFENLWAVQPNGVYCLGFVNGGLKPKAVVSIGSHQLEENVLVFDLVKSRLGFNNFLRFFEKEGIHCSDLFDFTNAP; translated from the coding sequence ATGGCTtcattttctatccttcattttcTCCTCATTtctctcttttgctcttttcttttagTCTCATCTAAGTCTCAATCTCACCCTCCaaaaccaaatctattggtcctACCAGTTCTACAAGATCCTTCAACTGGACTCCATTGGACCAACATCCACAAAAGAACCCCGATAACGCATGTCCCGGTTCTCATCGACCTCAACGGCAAACACGTATGGGTTAACTGTGAACAACACTACTCATCTTCAACCTACCAAGCACCCTTTTGCCACTCCACACAATGCTCCAGAGCCAATGCTCACACTTGCCAAAACAACACGTGTGTGCTCATTTCCGCAAACCCGATCACTCAACAAACTGCCATCGGTAAACTAGCCCAAGATGTCCTGGGCATCTACGCCTCCAGCGGGGCTAAACCCGGCCCTATGGTTACCGTCCCACAGTTCCTCTTCTCTTGTGCACCATCCTTTTTAGCCCAAAAGGGCTTACCAAACAACGTTCAAGGAGTTGCGGGGCTTGGCCATTCACCCATTTCACTACCAAATCAACTTTTTTCCAATTTCGGTTTACAACACCAATTCAGCACGTGCCTCACTCGCAACCCAAATTCAAACGGAGCTATACTCTTTGGGGATGCACCGAATAACTACAACAAGAACCCGAACATCTTCAAGCAATTGGTTTACACCCCATTAACAATAACCCAACAAGGAGAATACCGAATACAAGTTACCTCCATAAGAGTCAACCATCACAATGAGATTCCAGTGAGTGGATCCATCTCATCAAACTACCAAGAAGGTGTTATAGGAGAAACATTGATCAGTACCACAGTTCCTTACACAATACTCCACCACACTGTCTATCAGGCATTAATTCAAATAGTTGGTGAGCAGATTCCAAAACAGGCACAGGTGAATCCTGTGGCACCTTTTGGTTTGTGTTACGATCCAAGAAAGATTTTTCTACCTATCCTTGTTGAGTTTGTGTTGGATAAGCATGATGTTGCTTGGgcaattgattttgaaaatttgtggGCTGTGCAACCAAATGGGGTTTATTGTTTGGGTTTTGTGAATGGTGGGTTGAAGCCTAAAGCTGTGGTTTCTATTGGGAGTCATCAATTGGAAGAAAATGTGTTGGTGTTTGATCTTGTTAAATCAAGGCTTGGGTTTAATAATTTCTTGAGGTTTTTTGAAAAGGAAGGAATCCATTGTTCTGATCTCTTTGATTTCACCAATGCTCCATAG
- the LOC131610615 gene encoding E3 ubiquitin-protein ligase ATL6-like, whose amino-acid sequence MKNHSLLFILLLLSAAKAQAQARNQTNDFTDPNFNQFSPSFAIIIVILVAALFLMGFFSIYIRRCSDSSPSNTGLPIINGRLVTAARGLDSSVIDTFPILQYSEVKIHKIGKEDLECAVCLSEFEDTETLRLIPKCDHVFHTECIDEWLALHTTCPVCRANLVPEPGESVHGVPESNNESQLDIEAQNDAVQAHTEQQNAEADPVLVPPEVIALEKTLNRNRTRGSQSNRARRFPKSHSTGHSLVQPGENTDRFTLKLPFAVRKQLMNRQLQRTSSLITLPRESSSRHGYRTGEGSSKGKSSSWVDRSFKSDRWVFTRAPSFLARALSFRSPRPKVNNSDDEGTSSATAPIMPSSAVDSARH is encoded by the coding sequence ATGAAAAACCATTCCCTCTTATTCATCCTCCTCCTTCTCTCCGCCGCAAAAGCCCAAGCCCAAGCCCGAAACCAAACCAACGACTTCACAGACCCCAATTTCAACCAATTCAGCCCTTCCTTTGCCATAATCATAGTCATCTTAGTCGCCGCTCTTTTCCTCATGGGCTTTTTCTCCATCTACATCCGCCGCTGCTCCGATTCATCTCCCTCCAACACCGGTCTCCCCATCATCAACGGCCGTCTAGTTACCGCAGCTCGCGGACTCGATTCATCCGTCATCGATACTTTCCCGATTCTCCAATACTCCGAAGTCAAGATCCATAAGATCGGAAAAGAGGATCTCGAGTGCGCTGTTTGTTTATCCGAATTCGAAGACACCGAAACGCTGCGTTTGATTCCCAAGTGTGACCACGTTTTTCACACTGAGTGTATCGATGAGTGGCTAGCTTTGCATACAACATGTCCGGTATGTCGCGCGAATCTCGTTCCTGAACCCGGTGAGTCAGTTCACGGTGTTCCCGAGTCAAACAACGAGTCACAACTAGATATTGAAGCTCAAAACGACGCCGTTCAAGCGCATACAGAGCAACAAAACGCGGAAGCTGATCCAGTTTTGGTTCCTCCGGAAGTGATTGCGTTGGAGAAAACGCTGAATAGGAATCGAACGCGTGGATCTCAGTCGAACCGGGCGCGTCGTTTTCCGAAGTCGCACTCGACCGGTCATTCGTTGGTTCAACCGGGCGAGAACACGGACCGGTTCACTTTGAAGCTGCCTTTTGCGGTGAGGAAACAGTTAATGAACCGGCAGTTACAACGGACGAGTAGTTTGATTACGTTGCCAAGGGAAAGTAGCTCGAGGCATGGTTACCGAACCGGTGAAGGAAGTAGTAAAGGGAAAAGTTCGAGCTGGGTGGACCGGAGTTTTAAATCAGACCGGTGGGTTTTTACTAGAGCACCGTCGTTTTTGGCTAGGGCGTTGTCGTTTAGGTCACCGAGGCCAAAGGTCAACAATAGCGACGATGAAGGAACTTCTTCTGCTACTGCTCCTATCATGCCGTCATCTGCCGTTGACTCCGCCCGACATTAA
- the LOC131612835 gene encoding gamma conglutin 1-like: MASFSILHFLLTSLFWSFLLVSSKSLSHPPKPNLLVLPVQQDPSTGLHWTNIHKRTPITHVPVLIDLNGKHVWINCEQHYSSSTYQAPFCHSTQCSRANAHTCQNNTCVLISANPITQQTAAGKLAQDVLGIYATSGSKPGPMVTVPQFLFSCAPSFLAQKGLPNNVQGVAGLGHSPISLPNQLFSNFGLQHQFSTCLTRNPNSNGAILFGDAPNNYNKNPNIFKHLVYTPLTITQQGEYRIQVTSIRVNHHNEIPVSGSISSNYQEGVIGETLISTTIPYTTLHHIVYQALIQIVGEQIPKQAQVNPVAPFGLCYDPKKILLPLLVEFVLDKHDVAWAIDFENLWAVQPNGVYCLGFVNGGLKPKAVISIGSHQLEENVLVFDLVKSRLGFNNFLRFFEKKGIHCSDLFDFTNAP, encoded by the coding sequence ATGGCTtcattttctatccttcattttcTCCTCACTTCTCTCTTTTGGTCTTTTCTTTTAGTCTCATCTAAGTCTCTGTCTCACCCCCCaaaaccaaatctattggtcctACCAGTTCAACAAGACCCTTCAACTGGACTCCATTGGACCAACATCCACAAAAGAACCCCGATAACGCACGTCCCGGTTCTCATCGACCTCAACGGCAAACACGTATGGATTAACTGTGAACAACACTACTCATCTTCAACCTACCAAGCACCCTTTTGCCACTCCACACAATGCTCCAGAGCCAATGCTCACACTTGCCAAAACAACACGTGTGTGCTCATTTCCGCAAACCCCATCACTCAACAAACTGCCGCGGGTAAACTAGCCCAAGATGTCCTGGGCATCTACGCCACCAGCGGGTCTAAGCCCGGCCCAATGGTTACCGTCCCACAGTTCCTCTTCTCTTGTGCACCATCCTTTTTAGCCCAAAAGGGCCTACCAAACAACGTTCAAGGAGTTGCCGGGCTTGGCCATTCACCCATTTCACTACCAAATCAACTTTTTTCCAATTTCGGCTTACAACACCAATTCAGCACGTGTCTCACTCGCAACCCAAATTCAAACGGAGCTATACTCTTTGGGGATGCACCGAATAACTACAACAAGAACCCGAATATCTTCAAGCATTTGGTTTACACCCCATTAACAATAACCCAACAAGGAGAATATCGAATACAAGTTACCTCCATAAGAGTTAACCATCACAATGAGATTCCAGTGAGTGGATCCATCTCATCAAACTACCAAGAAGGTGTTATAGGAGAAACATTGATCAGTACCACAATTCCTTACACAACACTCCACCACATTGTGTATCAGGCATTAATTCAAATAGTTGGTGAGCAGATTCCAAAACAGGCACAGGTGAATCCTGTGGCACCTTTTGGTTTGTGTTATGATCCAAAAAAGATTCTTCTACCTCTCCTTGTTGAGTTTGTGTTGGATAAGCATGATGTTGCTTGGgcaattgattttgaaaatttgtggGCTGTGCAACCAAATGGGGTTTATTGTTTGGGTTTTGTGAATGGTGGGTTGAAGCCTAAAGCTGTGATTTCTATTGGGAGTCATCAATTGGAAGAAAATGTGTTGGTGTTTGATCTTGTTAAATCAAGGCTTGGGTTTAATAATTTCTTGaggttttttgaaaagaaaggaatcCATTGTTCTGATCTCTTTGATTTCACCAATGCTCCATAG